Proteins encoded by one window of Planktothrix sp. FACHB-1365:
- a CDS encoding AAA family ATPase: MKVQSVQLKYFKKFRERSFDFTDPETGLARDIIVIIGMNGAGKTSLLQAIAATLGVATGRLQKLPDLEWPGFNYELLGHNWGRFEPEVTLKVQFPSPEIEAVREFHHELQKIGRNLPVSPANENIIFLRWQGERVQANTAAELFQFKGREYAKQLLRSEGFQVFERVGTVFWYTEQRTSTSLTTENQDGKIEITDDILRDRLSKWRIFHQDVKDKNLQLRPGQKDLYAEIERAYKAVFPERSFEGSIPREGIDDILSEPWFYLYDGKNQYEISEMSGGERATFPILMDFANWNIHNSVILIDEIELHLHPPMQQALLRALPKLGKNNQFIITTHSDYVEQLVPEASIVRIEV; the protein is encoded by the coding sequence ATGAAAGTTCAATCTGTCCAGTTAAAATATTTCAAAAAATTTCGGGAGCGGTCATTCGATTTCACCGATCCAGAAACTGGATTAGCACGAGATATTATAGTTATAATAGGGATGAATGGTGCTGGAAAAACAAGTCTTTTACAAGCAATTGCTGCTACTCTGGGAGTAGCCACTGGTCGATTACAGAAACTTCCCGATTTAGAATGGCCAGGATTTAACTATGAATTACTTGGGCATAATTGGGGAAGGTTTGAACCAGAAGTAACTCTAAAAGTACAATTTCCTAGCCCAGAAATCGAAGCAGTGCGAGAGTTTCACCATGAATTACAAAAGATAGGGCGGAATTTACCAGTTTCTCCTGCTAACGAAAATATTATATTTCTAAGATGGCAAGGTGAGCGAGTTCAAGCAAACACGGCGGCTGAATTGTTTCAATTCAAAGGGCGAGAATATGCAAAGCAATTACTTCGTTCAGAAGGCTTTCAGGTGTTTGAACGAGTTGGCACAGTTTTTTGGTACACAGAGCAAAGAACTTCAACTAGCCTAACTACTGAAAACCAGGATGGAAAAATTGAAATCACAGATGATATTTTACGCGATCGCCTATCAAAGTGGCGGATATTTCATCAAGATGTGAAAGATAAAAATCTGCAATTGCGTCCTGGGCAGAAAGACTTATATGCTGAAATTGAACGAGCTTATAAAGCCGTTTTTCCAGAACGTAGCTTTGAAGGTTCAATTCCACGAGAGGGTATCGATGATATTCTCAGCGAACCTTGGTTTTATCTCTACGATGGTAAAAATCAGTATGAAATTTCTGAGATGTCTGGGGGTGAGCGTGCTACCTTTCCCATCTTAATGGACTTTGCCAATTGGAATATTCATAATTCGGTTATTTTGATTGATGAAATTGAGTTACATTTACATCCACCAATGCAGCAAGCATTGTTAAGAGCTTTACCTAAATTAGGGAAAAATAATCAATTTATTATTACCACCCACTCCGATTATGTAGAGCAGTTAGTACCTGAAGCATCCATTGTCCGCATTGAGGTGTAA
- a CDS encoding DUF4435 domain-containing protein: MSVVSGGKIIFCEGKATSLDYQLLNKVVDGISGEKCTIIPAGSKFSFSSFAEGYFSRNQAVNQKYIVFRDRDFDVQPTPNCQLLQLGNRSINLTYRACVENYLLDPNLIHTYWVEKYKEKQENPKLSKWGHRDSPGIDLISEWIESSAKNLQAYEAVRWALGDLVNMSAARQQLKTTWTGNSGILPASLDLQDCQNEALGLINEFRQAVETATTEKFEESLAMYQNQFEQENFWTQKQYLIWFHGKDIQKRMEMQKQLQQQKHHYISLVDFFRWGTNNFDITQYPDIMELRSRIEQL, translated from the coding sequence GTGAGTGTTGTTAGCGGCGGAAAAATAATTTTTTGTGAAGGGAAGGCGACCAGCTTAGACTATCAGTTACTTAACAAAGTCGTTGATGGTATCTCGGGTGAAAAATGCACGATTATTCCTGCGGGTAGTAAATTTTCTTTTTCAAGTTTTGCTGAAGGCTATTTCTCTAGAAATCAAGCAGTAAATCAGAAATACATTGTTTTTCGCGATCGCGATTTTGATGTTCAACCAACTCCTAACTGTCAATTACTCCAACTCGGTAATAGATCTATTAATTTAACTTATCGCGCTTGTGTAGAAAACTATCTTTTAGATCCTAATTTAATTCACACCTATTGGGTAGAAAAGTACAAGGAGAAGCAGGAAAATCCTAAACTTTCTAAGTGGGGACATCGAGATTCACCAGGAATTGATCTCATTTCCGAATGGATTGAAAGTAGCGCCAAGAACCTGCAAGCTTACGAAGCTGTACGCTGGGCATTGGGTGACTTGGTTAACATGAGTGCAGCACGACAACAACTCAAAACGACATGGACAGGCAATAGTGGTATACTACCCGCTTCATTGGATTTACAAGATTGTCAAAATGAAGCTTTAGGGTTAATTAACGAATTTAGACAAGCTGTTGAAACAGCGACAACAGAAAAATTTGAAGAGAGCCTTGCCATGTATCAAAATCAGTTTGAACAAGAGAATTTCTGGACACAGAAACAGTATTTAATATGGTTTCATGGAAAAGATATTCAAAAGCGAATGGAAATGCAGAAGCAATTGCAGCAACAAAAACATCACTATATTTCTCTAGTTGATTTTTTTCGTTGGGGAACTAATAATTTTGACATTACGCAATATCCCGATATTATGGAATTACGATCAAGAATCGAACAGTTATAG
- a CDS encoding HNH endonuclease: MASNRYPKNWKELALAVKEAANWQCQKCGLFCIKPGEPLSDAMKSRRRAYTLQVHHWNHNPADNRLENLVPLCSSCHLACHRRRRGNISPGQLSLNLKLS; encoded by the coding sequence ATGGCTTCAAATCGTTATCCGAAAAATTGGAAGGAACTGGCATTGGCAGTTAAAGAAGCAGCGAATTGGCAATGTCAAAAATGTGGTTTATTCTGTATTAAGCCGGGAGAACCGTTATCAGATGCTATGAAATCTCGACGCCGAGCTTATACACTGCAAGTTCATCACTGGAATCATAACCCGGCTGATAATCGTTTAGAAAATTTGGTTCCGTTATGTAGTAGTTGCCATTTAGCTTGTCATCGTCGCCGTCGAGGAAATATTTCCCCTGGGCAGTTATCCCTTAACTTAAAATTATCCTAA
- a CDS encoding DNA polymerase has translation MKYNFITNSDQLKKALFPLMNAPVLAIDTETTGLDPFIDRICLVQIAVPQHPILIIDLTAMGTRGCQLLKKLLNSRALKIFQNAKFDWQMLEMANLRPSGPFFDVMLASQVLRSGLKKDHDLQSLAWEFLKVKLDKSLQFSNFAGKLSTAQLEYAALDAAVLLKLKTRLHSKLEKAGLLETAQIEFDALPAVAQMELNGMRLDAIAWQQVGSELKAQEQRVLTQLINAGLKPPPSPQLSLFPQLTETLNPRSTSQVLQALRALNIPVQSTRKNELIPKAREYPILQFLLNYRKLASLCSNFVEALPKHIHPKTGRIHPSYRQCGARSGRFSCQQPNLQNIPRNCTAQGMRTCFICEPGYQIIKADYSQIELRIVAEISSDRRMLNAYSKGEDLHALTASLITGKLLEQITPEDRQIAKSVNFGLIYGMGAAKLQAYAEEKYDVLLTLEEAKLFRKRFFTAYQGVKNWHEQVRKTVYAQGRREIRTIGGRRRRWASKPRLCELLNHPVQGTSADLLKVAIARLFEVLPDTEAKLIGVVHDEILLECPQQTLEKTTRLLKTVMIEAGQQYLQQVPIEVDVKTALSWG, from the coding sequence ATGAAATACAATTTTATTACTAATTCTGATCAGCTTAAAAAGGCTTTATTTCCTTTAATGAACGCTCCTGTTCTGGCTATTGATACTGAAACAACCGGACTAGATCCATTCATAGATCGGATTTGTTTGGTTCAAATTGCTGTTCCTCAACACCCGATTCTAATTATTGATTTAACTGCTATGGGAACGAGGGGATGTCAACTGTTAAAAAAACTCCTCAATAGCCGTGCGCTGAAAATTTTCCAAAATGCTAAGTTTGACTGGCAAATGCTAGAAATGGCAAATCTCCGTCCGTCAGGGCCTTTTTTTGATGTAATGTTAGCTAGTCAAGTGTTACGTTCAGGACTCAAGAAAGATCATGATCTTCAATCTTTAGCTTGGGAATTTTTAAAGGTTAAACTTGATAAAAGTTTACAGTTTAGTAATTTTGCGGGTAAACTTTCAACGGCTCAGTTAGAATATGCAGCATTAGATGCGGCTGTCTTACTGAAACTTAAAACTCGACTGCATTCTAAACTTGAAAAAGCAGGATTATTAGAAACGGCTCAAATCGAGTTTGATGCGTTGCCCGCCGTTGCCCAAATGGAACTAAATGGAATGCGACTTGATGCAATAGCATGGCAGCAAGTAGGTTCTGAGTTAAAAGCTCAAGAACAAAGGGTATTAACTCAATTAATCAATGCAGGTTTAAAGCCACCCCCTAGCCCCCAATTGTCTCTATTCCCCCAATTAACAGAAACGCTTAATCCTCGTTCTACTTCTCAAGTTTTACAAGCTCTTCGTGCGCTTAATATTCCGGTTCAATCAACTCGTAAAAATGAATTAATTCCTAAAGCTCGTGAATATCCAATTCTGCAATTTCTCCTCAACTATCGAAAGTTAGCCTCTTTATGTTCTAACTTTGTAGAAGCTTTGCCTAAACATATTCACCCCAAAACAGGCAGAATTCACCCCAGTTATCGGCAGTGCGGAGCGCGTTCAGGTCGCTTTAGTTGTCAACAACCGAATCTACAAAATATTCCCAGAAATTGTACTGCTCAAGGAATGCGAACCTGCTTTATTTGCGAACCAGGCTATCAAATTATTAAAGCAGATTATAGCCAAATTGAACTCAGAATTGTGGCTGAAATATCGAGCGATCGCCGGATGTTAAATGCTTATTCTAAAGGGGAGGATTTACACGCTTTAACGGCTTCTTTAATTACAGGGAAATTGTTAGAACAGATTACGCCTGAAGATCGGCAAATTGCTAAATCTGTGAATTTTGGCTTAATTTATGGCATGGGGGCAGCTAAATTGCAAGCTTATGCTGAGGAAAAATATGATGTTTTGTTGACGTTGGAGGAAGCTAAACTGTTTAGGAAAAGGTTTTTTACGGCTTATCAAGGGGTTAAGAATTGGCATGAGCAAGTGAGGAAAACGGTGTATGCTCAAGGACGAAGAGAGATTCGCACCATTGGCGGACGTCGAAGACGATGGGCTTCTAAACCCCGTCTGTGTGAGTTGCTCAATCATCCGGTTCAAGGAACTTCAGCCGATTTATTGAAAGTGGCGATCGCTCGTTTGTTTGAGGTTTTACCGGATACAGAAGCTAAATTGATTGGTGTAGTCCATGATGAAATTCTCTTAGAATGTCCCCAACAAACTCTTGAAAAAACAACTCGCCTTCTTAAAACCGTAATGATTGAGGCAGGACAACAATATTTGCAGCAAGTTCCGATTGAAGTGGACGTGAAAACTGCCTTGAGTTGGGGTTAA
- a CDS encoding methyltransferase, producing MENTSLVETILYEKVKETPPYSWFPSSPQLIKIMLEESQITPGLYGLEPTAGDGILAEAMVQAGAIVDVIEIDLLLRQILFQKGFNLVGSDFLTSQPQRQYNRILMNPPFSTDKVRGIDLAMIQRAYHLFLASSGRLVSVVSNSMNIKNDERAQTFRGFLKQTKANVIKLPLEIFWGTLRPVTVETYLIVINKPSEF from the coding sequence ATGGAAAATACATCTTTAGTGGAGACTATTCTGTATGAGAAAGTTAAAGAAACTCCGCCTTATTCTTGGTTTCCGTCTTCCCCTCAACTGATTAAAATAATGCTGGAAGAATCACAGATTACCCCAGGATTATATGGTTTAGAACCGACGGCAGGAGATGGGATTTTAGCTGAAGCAATGGTTCAAGCGGGTGCAATTGTAGATGTGATTGAAATTGACCTTCTATTGCGCCAAATTCTTTTTCAAAAAGGATTTAATTTAGTGGGGAGTGATTTCTTAACATCTCAACCTCAACGCCAATACAACCGGATTTTAATGAATCCTCCCTTTTCTACTGATAAAGTTCGGGGAATTGATTTAGCGATGATTCAACGCGCTTATCACCTATTTTTAGCATCTTCTGGTCGGTTGGTTAGCGTTGTCAGTAATTCAATGAATATCAAAAACGATGAGCGAGCACAAACTTTCCGAGGATTTCTTAAACAAACGAAAGCCAACGTAATCAAACTCCCTTTAGAAATTTTTTGGGGTACTCTTCGTCCGGTTACAGTTGAAACGTATCTCATTGTAATTAATAAACCTTCTGAATTCTAA
- a CDS encoding M23 family peptidase, producing the protein MSRRLLLKSGLFLATFSLTLFLSTGFNQSQLTATQINIDAAELPTRILEIPSVDQQGNPTSTHALVPDWTQISFSQMPPISQSGSNQTKGQETELNRTWTTGQTPDQFLTLGDISLALKPELLSVGFIAQQTGLNLEQVALSAFPLIGQQTLNQLIEAIPLLAEFKVEEIAPVADLLTTQAANLNWRNQTLTQVLSSNPQLGELKLGQIDLSSYSMSSLPNLESTQLGALSGWQTTPIQDVPGLNTLPLSDFPNSVTEFGDLVMRIDTIYGPAEGRRTNTISGSDVQGFSVNCQGSQCAYIELDDLENIGRSARGSLEGKQWISGKYQEVEGGWGCLQGINGGKEPTGRLPFGSAFKVVVMEPDEQTDTVSTALFFRFCSPCGCSPYFIGPVPFFTYRVNSPIFVGVLEPSPTGFSSIPTQADVSTESSVISQKNSFSPRSRQTQSKLTYGQVQGVNIEVLSEAIASLESSNLDLAIGPYVCADNNRNCGIALGKYQFMSYNEYASSVIASKPGGETFLAQLAKGYQPTKTELFQYFPPADQEAVFVQSLIDKLNATVAEIDPTTGQLFEGERLIERVAQKHFGGDSSQVDGQATDAFGRLTLKSYGLNVLGRYRVSGGTVISTNTSLNSQ; encoded by the coding sequence ATGAGCAGAAGATTATTATTAAAATCGGGGCTATTCTTGGCGACTTTCAGTTTAACGTTATTCCTTTCAACGGGTTTTAATCAATCCCAATTAACTGCAACCCAAATTAATATTGATGCAGCCGAACTACCGACTCGAATTTTAGAAATCCCCAGTGTTGATCAACAAGGAAATCCCACTTCCACTCATGCTCTTGTCCCTGATTGGACACAAATTTCTTTTTCCCAAATGCCCCCTATTAGTCAATCCGGTTCTAATCAAACCAAAGGGCAAGAAACTGAACTCAATCGAACCTGGACAACAGGACAAACACCCGATCAATTTCTAACATTAGGAGATATCAGCCTAGCATTAAAACCAGAACTTTTGTCAGTGGGTTTTATAGCACAGCAAACGGGACTAAATTTAGAGCAGGTTGCTTTGAGTGCTTTCCCCCTAATCGGTCAACAAACGTTAAACCAACTCATTGAAGCGATTCCCCTTTTAGCTGAATTCAAAGTTGAAGAAATTGCGCCAGTAGCAGACCTACTCACCACCCAAGCTGCTAATCTTAATTGGAGGAATCAAACGTTAACTCAAGTTCTCAGTAGCAACCCCCAACTTGGAGAATTGAAACTCGGACAAATTGATTTGTCTTCCTATTCAATGTCTTCTCTTCCTAACTTAGAAAGTACCCAACTCGGTGCGTTGTCAGGATGGCAAACCACTCCCATTCAAGATGTACCAGGACTGAACACTTTACCTCTGTCTGATTTCCCCAATTCTGTGACTGAATTCGGTGATTTAGTCATGCGAATTGATACTATTTATGGCCCCGCAGAAGGACGACGAACCAACACCATTTCGGGTTCTGATGTTCAAGGGTTTTCTGTCAATTGTCAGGGGAGTCAATGCGCTTATATCGAACTGGATGATTTAGAAAATATCGGTCGTAGTGCGCGGGGTTCTTTGGAAGGGAAACAATGGATTAGTGGGAAATACCAAGAAGTTGAGGGCGGTTGGGGTTGTCTTCAGGGAATCAATGGAGGTAAGGAACCCACAGGTAGATTACCGTTTGGTAGTGCTTTTAAAGTTGTTGTGATGGAACCCGACGAACAAACCGACACCGTATCAACTGCTTTATTCTTCCGCTTTTGTTCCCCCTGTGGCTGCTCTCCCTATTTTATTGGGCCTGTTCCCTTTTTCACCTATCGAGTCAATTCTCCCATTTTTGTTGGAGTGTTAGAACCCTCGCCAACTGGATTTTCCTCGATACCAACACAAGCAGATGTTTCAACAGAATCTTCTGTTATCTCCCAAAAGAATTCGTTTTCTCCACGTTCTCGTCAGACTCAATCAAAGTTAACTTATGGACAGGTGCAAGGCGTTAATATTGAAGTTTTGTCTGAAGCGATCGCGAGTTTAGAAAGCAGCAATTTAGACTTAGCCATTGGCCCTTATGTTTGTGCAGATAACAATCGCAATTGTGGTATAGCTTTAGGCAAATATCAATTCATGAGTTACAACGAATATGCAAGCAGTGTGATTGCTTCAAAACCTGGAGGAGAAACATTTTTAGCTCAACTTGCTAAGGGATATCAACCGACAAAAACAGAACTATTTCAATATTTTCCTCCTGCGGATCAAGAGGCGGTATTTGTCCAAAGTCTCATTGATAAACTTAACGCCACCGTTGCAGAAATTGACCCAACAACAGGGCAATTGTTTGAGGGTGAACGCTTAATTGAACGAGTCGCTCAAAAACACTTTGGCGGTGATTCTTCTCAGGTTGATGGTCAAGCCACAGATGCTTTTGGTCGGTTGACTTTAAAAAGTTATGGTCTTAATGTCTTAGGACGTTATCGAGTTAGTGGTGGAACCGTTATTAGCACCAATACAAGCTTGAATAGCCAGTGA
- a CDS encoding type IV secretory system conjugative DNA transfer family protein codes for MNNFNPILAQTSQKTEQPLPLFSLDFKGLFQEYNNPEGYVTIGMFIVLLVASRFIGGNRGKITTGKQCGTLEKVGATRLALQQIKENKPNKVTLWCGSPRYWWRGLKLRGFVATLQTALGASPTVWLPHAERSILVIGAPGSGKTFSTIDRAIESAMVQGFPILLYDKKGDQLKLHAPLAARYGYKVWVFAPGEAYSGVINPLDFMKSPQDSVMAGEIGQVINRNASSNQGKSDEFFSKAGDLLAKALLQLVKGSKYPDMAMLYAILRLPNLVKRLDYAIQSRQIDEWVATSFNQFLSAKDAEKTISGILTTAAGTFSNFIQADLLRAFLGKSDIPTRLEGRQMIIFKLDDERRSVVGPLLAAAIHLLVVSNLSRPRKDPLIISLDEFPSIRLERMPQWINEYRSNGACFLLGIQSLEQLYEGYGEKMGAAITSACSTHILFNPGNTDTAKKYSERYGDQEILIKSKSTSRSFGGQSASNRSISWNESLQKMPLFSIDEILRFPQGRCVITNPGYSSGGEGSIPYALTIPIPKADLKRKDESEALWDEQVRPRLESRVKLTDLEGLTAALYERIEEAERMLPLPDPGGNVPLQSPDILEVNRNYGSDPLDAIAHQTGRSKRVFSTGGIGKREE; via the coding sequence ATGAATAATTTTAATCCGATTCTGGCTCAGACTTCTCAAAAAACAGAACAACCACTTCCTTTGTTTTCACTAGATTTTAAAGGATTATTTCAAGAGTATAATAACCCAGAAGGATATGTAACCATAGGGATGTTTATTGTTCTACTGGTAGCCTCTCGATTTATAGGCGGAAATCGGGGAAAAATTACCACCGGAAAACAATGTGGAACCCTGGAAAAAGTGGGTGCAACTCGGTTAGCACTTCAACAAATTAAAGAAAATAAACCCAATAAAGTAACGTTGTGGTGTGGGAGTCCTCGCTATTGGTGGCGGGGATTAAAATTAAGAGGTTTTGTAGCAACTCTTCAAACGGCTTTAGGTGCTAGTCCAACAGTTTGGTTACCCCATGCAGAACGCTCAATTTTAGTGATTGGAGCGCCAGGATCTGGTAAAACATTTTCAACGATTGATCGAGCAATTGAAAGTGCAATGGTACAAGGATTTCCGATTCTTCTTTATGATAAAAAAGGAGATCAACTTAAACTTCATGCTCCTTTAGCCGCGCGTTACGGTTATAAAGTTTGGGTGTTTGCACCTGGGGAAGCTTATTCAGGTGTAATTAATCCCCTCGATTTTATGAAATCTCCTCAAGATTCTGTAATGGCGGGAGAAATTGGTCAAGTTATTAATCGCAATGCGAGTTCTAATCAAGGAAAAAGTGATGAGTTTTTCTCAAAAGCTGGAGATTTATTAGCGAAAGCTTTACTGCAATTAGTCAAAGGTTCAAAGTATCCTGATATGGCAATGCTGTATGCAATTTTGAGGTTGCCGAATTTAGTGAAACGGCTTGATTATGCGATTCAATCTCGGCAAATTGATGAGTGGGTAGCCACGAGTTTTAATCAATTTTTGAGTGCGAAAGATGCTGAAAAAACTATCTCAGGAATTCTAACAACAGCAGCCGGAACGTTTAGTAATTTTATTCAAGCTGATTTACTGCGAGCTTTTTTGGGAAAATCGGATATTCCGACTCGGCTTGAAGGTCGTCAAATGATTATTTTTAAACTTGATGATGAGCGACGCTCGGTTGTTGGGCCTTTGTTGGCGGCGGCGATTCACTTGTTGGTGGTTTCTAATTTAAGTCGTCCCCGAAAAGATCCGTTGATTATTTCATTGGATGAATTTCCATCAATTCGATTAGAACGAATGCCACAATGGATTAATGAATATCGTTCTAATGGAGCTTGTTTTCTGTTAGGAATTCAAAGTTTGGAACAACTTTATGAAGGATATGGGGAGAAAATGGGAGCAGCGATCACCTCTGCTTGCAGTACCCACATTCTATTTAACCCTGGAAATACGGACACAGCAAAAAAATATTCAGAGCGTTATGGTGATCAAGAAATTTTAATCAAAAGTAAGTCTACCAGTCGGTCTTTTGGCGGTCAATCTGCCAGTAATCGCTCGATTAGTTGGAATGAATCTCTACAAAAAATGCCTTTATTTTCCATTGATGAAATTTTGCGATTTCCCCAAGGACGATGTGTGATTACCAATCCCGGTTACAGTTCCGGTGGCGAAGGGTCGATTCCTTACGCACTAACTATTCCTATTCCTAAAGCGGATTTGAAGCGCAAAGATGAAAGTGAGGCGTTGTGGGATGAACAAGTTAGACCTCGTTTGGAAAGTCGAGTTAAACTGACTGATCTTGAGGGACTTACCGCCGCATTATACGAGCGCATTGAGGAGGCTGAACGGATGTTACCGTTACCTGATCCTGGGGGAAATGTTCCCCTGCAATCGCCAGACATATTGGAGGTAAACCGCAATTACGGCTCAGATCCTTTAGATGCGATCGCTCATCAGACAGGACGTTCTAAACGGGTTTTTTCCACTGGAGGGATTGGGAAACGAGAAGAGTGA
- a CDS encoding AAA family ATPase, with protein sequence MKIISLRVKNNFLGWDFNEIKFSSNLILLVGISGAGKTQILRAIIDLRHIANGKAINGFEWEIIFSTVDGTEFVWEGSFATVEKDQLSFDDFEKESQDEKEKPSLIYEKLSSKDEILSERNQEEIKFRNSPMPKLSSHQSIIYIFKEEPIIKKAFDALNKIEYRDHTRHGGFPLRIQEKSLHSLKSKYKTLESIVNSDEDIRTKLYLTYENKLDIFDKIKLTFIEIFPQVENIKIEPLETDDVLKKISDNVPVIYIKQKAVHKWIREDRMSSGMLRTIIHISEIFLANEGSVILIDEFENSLGINCIDILTDDLIHENKTLQFIATSHHPYIINNIPYEYWKIVTRQGGHISICNASDYHLGKSKQDAFIQLTRILEQQS encoded by the coding sequence ATGAAAATTATTTCATTGCGAGTAAAGAATAACTTTTTGGGTTGGGATTTTAATGAAATCAAGTTTTCATCAAATTTAATCCTTTTAGTAGGTATATCAGGTGCAGGCAAAACCCAAATTCTACGTGCAATTATCGATTTAAGACATATTGCAAATGGAAAAGCTATAAATGGGTTTGAATGGGAAATCATATTTTCTACCGTAGATGGGACTGAATTTGTTTGGGAAGGTAGCTTTGCTACTGTTGAAAAAGATCAACTAAGTTTTGATGATTTTGAAAAAGAAAGCCAAGATGAGAAAGAAAAGCCATCATTAATTTATGAGAAGCTAAGTTCAAAAGATGAGATTTTAAGTGAGCGAAACCAAGAAGAAATAAAGTTTAGAAATAGCCCCATGCCCAAACTTTCTTCCCATCAATCAATAATATATATTTTTAAAGAAGAACCTATTATTAAGAAAGCCTTTGATGCCTTAAATAAAATAGAATATCGTGACCACACAAGACACGGTGGTTTCCCCCTTAGAATTCAGGAAAAATCTTTGCATTCTCTTAAAAGCAAGTATAAAACTTTAGAGAGTATAGTAAATAGTGATGAAGATATTAGGACTAAACTGTATCTGACTTATGAAAATAAATTAGATATTTTTGATAAGATTAAATTGACATTTATTGAAATTTTTCCACAAGTGGAAAATATAAAGATTGAACCACTTGAAACAGATGATGTACTAAAAAAAATCTCTGACAATGTTCCTGTTATTTATATCAAACAAAAAGCTGTCCACAAATGGATTAGAGAGGACAGGATGTCTTCTGGTATGTTACGCACAATTATTCATATTAGTGAAATTTTTCTTGCCAATGAAGGTTCGGTAATATTGATTGATGAATTTGAGAATAGTTTAGGGATAAATTGTATTGACATATTGACTGATGACCTTATTCACGAAAATAAAACCTTACAATTTATTGCCACCAGTCATCACCCTTACATTATCAATAATATTCCGTATGAATATTGGAAAATAGTGACCCGGCAGGGCGGACACATTAGCATTTGTAATGCTTCAGATTATCATCTGGGTAAATCTAAACAAGACGCATTTATTCAATTAACTAGAATTCTTGAACAACAGTCGTAA
- the holA gene encoding DNA polymerase III subunit delta translates to MISLLVGDDRYAISKKLLTFKKSLDPAWLSFNYHRFHASAVDEAIYCALTPALGSVKAKLVIVEDCNFKQFDEAVMDILQLLPKVPQSTHLIFVASNLDKRLKVSKFLLSQSQLFEFNLIAPWRIDLIAQYIRTQSLRIGLSLDKKSGEYLADAIGNDSARIESELQLLALYSNNAKLSLKQVRSLIPSTTQNSLQLAKAIRENNAQKAVDLLQKLLTKETFPAAICATLITQFRTWLWVKSTIVKGVKSDAEIAKICQISNFKRVYFLKQEVQTIPLQSLVKAVSLLLDLEIALKQGKRNSLLSSILAITQLFASQPVKTAAKSFK, encoded by the coding sequence ATGATTAGCTTGTTAGTCGGCGATGATCGGTATGCAATTTCCAAAAAACTCTTGACTTTCAAAAAAAGCCTTGATCCCGCTTGGCTTAGTTTCAACTATCATCGCTTTCATGCTTCTGCTGTAGATGAAGCCATTTATTGTGCTTTAACTCCAGCTTTGGGTTCAGTTAAAGCTAAATTAGTCATCGTGGAAGACTGCAACTTTAAACAGTTTGATGAAGCGGTGATGGATATTCTTCAATTGCTCCCAAAAGTTCCCCAATCAACTCATTTGATTTTTGTAGCTTCCAACCTTGACAAACGATTAAAAGTCTCAAAGTTTCTGCTCTCCCAAAGCCAACTGTTTGAATTCAATTTGATTGCACCTTGGCGAATTGATCTTATTGCCCAATATATCCGTACCCAAAGCCTTCGCATTGGTTTATCATTGGATAAAAAGAGTGGAGAATATTTAGCTGATGCTATTGGCAATGATTCAGCCCGAATTGAATCTGAACTACAACTTCTAGCTCTCTACAGTAACAATGCAAAGCTGAGTTTAAAACAAGTTCGTTCTCTTATCCCTTCCACCACCCAAAATAGTCTCCAATTAGCTAAAGCGATTCGAGAAAATAATGCCCAAAAAGCGGTTGATTTACTCCAAAAACTCTTGACAAAAGAAACGTTTCCTGCTGCGATTTGTGCCACGCTTATTACCCAATTTAGAACTTGGCTGTGGGTCAAATCAACAATTGTTAAGGGAGTTAAATCTGATGCTGAAATTGCCAAGATTTGCCAAATTTCTAATTTCAAACGAGTCTATTTTCTTAAACAAGAGGTACAAACGATTCCTTTGCAATCTTTAGTAAAGGCTGTATCTTTGTTACTGGATTTAGAAATAGCTTTAAAACAGGGAAAACGAAACTCGCTGCTGTCTTCTATTCTGGCAATTACCCAACTGTTTGCAAGCCAACCTGTTAAAACAGCAGCTAAATCATTTAAATGA